Part of the Primulina huaijiensis isolate GDHJ02 chromosome 15, ASM1229523v2, whole genome shotgun sequence genome is shown below.
AAAATGCTTCACAAAACCTTTCTGCATGTTTCTCTCTATACTGCCTTCCTCGAACACATGAATAATTCCCCAAAGTGTTATTTCACATGCAGTATGAGTGTAATTGAGTTCATAGcaagaaattataaaattttaagagGAATGTTCtggatatataattttataagagGAAATTGCGGTATGATATTGAAGAGTTtcctttaaaatgaaaaatgacgACAGAGATCAAGTTACCTCTTTTGCGCGAATTATAACATCACTGGCTGGCATTAATCCAGCTGATGGAACACGAGGTTGTTGAATCATAGCTGAAACAGAATAATTATCCCATGAACACATTACAAAGAGGCAAAAAAATAAATCCAAGTCATGAGCTCAATTTTGCAACATTTTACAACAAACCTTTAGAATGTGGCATCATAAAGCGTTGCCCTTTGGTTCCAGCAGCAAGTAAAAGGCAGGCATGACCTATAGCGGCTCCAACACCAACCGTGTGGATCTGCGTTCAGGATTAGAACTTAAGGGGATAGTGAAATACATAGTTAATGCTAAATATCATCTAAAGGAAGTTAAGAGCACATACATATGCATATTTGAAACAAGGCAAAGGAACTGACATTGCACGCCAGATTTCATCATATAGCTAGAACAACAAtatgtttttcttttcaaacaaaTCTCCAATAATTGAAATTAACACACACGCACACCAAAAATAAATTTCCTGATCGCCAAGTTAAAATGCTACTCCTTCTGGCAGCGGGAGCATGATACGCACCCATTTATATTCACAGCCAGAACTAGGAAAACAagtaaaaaacatataaacTGCTCCTTCTACTTGTATCACAATCTTATAACTAACTGCTGATTTACAGATCCGGAAAAAACAAGATATGCAATATGAAACAGAAGTCAAAATGATCAACCCTAAATAAAGGAAGACCCTTTTACGGAACAATTTCCGTACCACCTTGCAACAAGTTTTACACTCCACGAGTTATGCAtgattatttttgtattttcaaattttgtgacTTAAGCAGCTGAATCGTGATTGCTGGGACTAATGACAATAACAAGAGACTTGCACGAGAAATAGCCAAAAAAGATATTGTCTAAAATATGTCAGAGAGATACATACATAATAACTTTAATAAGGTGCCCACATATTATTAACAAGGTGGACTTTAGATGAGAGAACATTGGTTTAAGTCACAAGATATAATGTTTTTAGGATAGCATAGCTGAAACAGATAACAATAATATCgattatcaaataaaaaatacagcTGAAAAACTGGATTTCTATTCGACAATTTTCCTCTAATATTAGGATCTCGGTGGGCATGAATATaacgagaggtagattttaatGTCTATTGAAGGTTTTTATCACAACCAATTTTCCCTCAAAAAGCCAATCCTAGCATCACTTAATTCTCAAATCATTTATTAAGGATATCTTCATAAACATCAGGAGTTTATTGTATGGCTCAGTATTTGAATAATACTTTCATGGATCTCTAACCAATTAGTACATATCCCAAACATTCTATTTAACAAGCTCAAATGTAAATATGTAGTGCAACAAACCAGGTGGTCCATATAGCATGTACAGTAAATAAACCAATCACCCTAACACGAACGAACAGTAAGTAGTCGCACAGAAAACCTCACCTCATTCTTCAACTGCATCATAGCATCATAAATTGCAAAACCTTCCGACTCCATGCCAACCTTGCATTGAAATCATCACACATTACATAACATTAGCCTTTCAACTGGGTGTGAACATGGTGGAATTTGGCTAAGCAGGTTAAAACATTAAAGGCAGAAAAATCAaccaaagaaaaaaatgataaacTGAACAATTGGATAACCAAAGAAAACCAAACAAGAAATGAcatgattattaaaaaaaaaagtaagggCTTGAATGCAGATATTTATGACTGATCCCTCTAAACAGAACAAGAAAAAGCATTGTGTGACCACCACTAGTGATGAAAATAGAGTACGAATCAAAAAGTTATTCCAACGAATGACAAATATAAACGATAACTTTCTAGAAAGTCGAAAGAGAACAAAATTGAAAAACACAAAAGAAAtgcaacagaaaatttatgcaCAATCACAAAAATAATAAGTGAGTTGAAAGAATGTTAGAACAAGCTGTGGTTGGCAGTTTGCTGAAGCTCGTTAGTAAGCTGGTCACACAATTGGAGCTTAAGATTCAATTTTTCATCAACGATCAAGATTGAGATAATGCTACAATCATTTGGCAAAGATTGAAGTTACTGAACTGATATCAATACAAAATCGTCTAGCCACAGTAAGAATAATACCATCAACGAAAATATCTTATACTTTGAGGCTTGAGCGGAGGTTAGAAATGTGGGGCGGGTGAGAGAGAAACTATAAGGATCATTCGATTGTCAAGTTCAAAACAATTTGATACAGTAAATTACAAATCTCAAGGCTCACCGTTTCACCATCATCACGAGTTGTTCCAGTGGAGTTTATGTAAAGGTAAATAGGCTCTTTAGGATCCATCCATTGAAGGTACATCAACTCAGCTACAACTAGCTCCGTAACAGCTGGAACCAactgaaaaggaaaaatattacttCAAAAATGTGTTAAATCAGAAACTGCTTCCACCCCAAGAAAAGTCGAGACCAAAATTTCAATTGTCTTGTGTCGCCAAAAAATCCAAAGTTGAGCAATGTTAACAACAtaacaaatacaaaatatttctaaaaaaagtcgtataatataatatacaagttaatcataattaaaaattatgaacaATAACTTCTACAAGGTGGTCGTATTAAAACTATAGATGccaaaggaaaatatatttgaGTTGCAGGGCTTATCCAACCACCTCCGTTTTCGCGTGTGTTGTGGGTGGATGGGGAATAAATGTTTCTGACCCAGTAGGGCAGGTGGAAGCTGGATTAAAGTCCAGGCCAGGCAATGAGCTTCTTCGCAACAAAACATAATTTCGCAATATTAACTTACCCTGTTTATGCAACAAAACATAATTTCGCATTATTAACTTACCCTGTTTAGTATAGGGTCAGCAAACCTCCAGCAAACTTATCAGAACGTAGAGAATAGTAATCACAACACTCAAGAAAAATCACAATCACACCATAAAGCATGGCCAAGAAAAGCTAAACTACTGATTTAAGTCATCATTCATACTGGATGTCTCATGTGTATGACAGCAAGAAACCGTTTGTCCTAATTCTGTCAGTTTAATCATCTATAACAAGATGCCAGTTCAAATTCAGATAGACCGTTGCAAAGAAGAAAGGAGACCCACCCACCGGCATGCCAATATACACAATTCTTCCATGGAGCAACAATGAAGGCAAGTCAGGTGGAGGTCTTCTTGGCCTATGCTCATTGTACGAAACGGATCTCTCCACCTATTTCAAGCAACAAGATGATTGcaggtaaaaaaaaaagtgcaGTATCAAGCAATAGTCTATTACACTTTAAAAATACACTGATGATATAAAAGCAAAAATAAAGCAACGCTTTCTACTTCTCAATCATGTTCAAAATCATAAACTCTTGCTTTCAAATGGGAAGTGATTCCAATTGATTCCCAACAATGGAGTGGTGATTCTATTATCTACCATATGAAATTTCTAGTCAGTTTCTCTTACTAGTTTCCAAGCAATCCCGTGAGTTTATGAGAAAAGAGCTGACGTATTAGGACATGTTAAACAGGAGCCCCATTAGGCATGCTTAGTACCGGCCTTCGATTCAGTCAAATCattgaaatttcataaatctttAGTGACTCTACAATTAAATGCCACAACAGACTTCTATAAAACCTTTAAGTACGAACTTCAATCCTTGTTAATGACTCTGAAATGTTCAAGGTCAATCCATTAAAAGAATACTCGATCGTTCAGAACTATACACAAGACATTCATTCAGCACTATAATTACAAATCTTTAAACAATCAGGTTCGTGGAGATAGAAGAGAACTAGGGAGAGCGTACCTGGGCAGGTGTAGCCATGAGCTGTGGGGAGTCAAAAATGTCCAAGAAGGGCGGCGTATCGGAGTCTCTGGGCCTATTGAGTAGGGTTTCGGGAGAAGCGGCAGCCACAGAAGCAAGCTTGGACAGGAAGGGGTCCTTAGGGTTGAGCGGAGGCAAACGAATCTTGGAGGCGCTGATTGCCCTGAAACGACATCGTTTAAGAGACGATGAACACGGAAAGGAGGAGGAGGAAGCCATCGGAGCTACCAAACAGTTGGCCATGGATAGCGTCTATTGGAAAATGAGGAAAAATGGAGCagagtttattaaaaaaaggaagtaaatgtaatttatttttttatctttgtttaaaatttgtttaaaaattaatttttttattagtgtattttaattttatatataataaaatttataatttaattaaataaaaaaacttactCGACTCAATTTTTTATCTTTTCCGACTCAACCTTAGATCTCATTTCATTCCTTGTCTTCACAAAAAATCTTTTTCTTCTCAACCTTTCATCCTCTATTTTTTGGCTAACAATTAACCACGAGTCTATAAGTTATTCCTCTGCAACAAATCCAATAAGAAAACCACGTAttgttaataaatttattttgagatatgaAATTTATTGAGTCTCGTCAGTGTTCACGACTCAGGGTGAAGAGCTTCACCCTGGGCCGTGAAGCACGGCTTTCATGACCCTGGGTCGTGAAACAGTTCACGACCCACTTTGGGTCGTCAAGCATGGTGCTTCACGACCCAAGAAGTTTGGGTCGTGAAGCACCACTTTGGGTCGTGAAGCAACTTGGGTTGTGAAGGGTCGTGAAGCACAACCCAAGACCCAGGGTTGTAGGCTTCACGACCCACCCGGGGTCGTGACGTGAAGACTTCACGACCCCTTCATGACCCGTCACGacccattaattttaaatttttataattaataaaaaaattttgaatgcaAGTTAACTTTAGGATCAAGATACGTTGAAATCTGTAAGAAAAttgtatcatttttaaatgagaaaGAGATAAAATATTTGGTGCAGTACACTcaatttggtaatttaattttatgtgctaaagattataaaaatttcaatcaAAACTGGGTCGAAGGTTATAACTCGTCACAAAATTGGGTCGAGATGGGTCGAGATGCATAATTTTGGCTTCTCGACCCATaaagctatatatatatatatattgtaatagaTGGGTCGAGAagcatattattataaaatttgttatgaatttttttagttctattattataaaatttgttatgaattttagtGGAATTATAAAACTTGTTAAGATTTTTAATCGAGAATAAATTCAACCCACATTGTTAGAATAAGAGATACATTCTTCtacttgttatgaattttttaactaacatacttaaattataacatataactaatatttacacaaataaattttttatatatatttatattctaatcatatataaatttaattatatattataaaatgatcaaaactcaaaaatatcaaaaatttccTACCCACTCGACCCAAACTCGGCCCAAACCCTAAacaaaaccctaaaccaaacCTCTAACATTATCACTCGACCCACTCGTCCCAAAATTGAAACAAATTACCACCCGCGCGAcccaaatttaaaaatctaCTACACACATTACAATCTTGTCCACTTGACCCAcaccaaaattaaaaattcaccacaaacacattacatatt
Proteins encoded:
- the LOC140960104 gene encoding ATP-dependent Clp protease proteolytic subunit-related protein 3, chloroplastic, translated to MANCLVAPMASSSSFPCSSSLKRCRFRAISASKIRLPPLNPKDPFLSKLASVAAASPETLLNRPRDSDTPPFLDIFDSPQLMATPAQVERSVSYNEHRPRRPPPDLPSLLLHGRIVYIGMPLVPAVTELVVAELMYLQWMDPKEPIYLYINSTGTTRDDGETVGMESEGFAIYDAMMQLKNEIHTVGVGAAIGHACLLLAAGTKGQRFMMPHSKAMIQQPRVPSAGLMPASDVIIRAKEVIINRDTLVGLIAKHTGNSEETVFKVMRRPFYMDATKAKEFGVIDKILWRGQEKIMADAASPEEWDKGAGIRVLDAM